One Setaria italica strain Yugu1 chromosome I, Setaria_italica_v2.0, whole genome shotgun sequence DNA window includes the following coding sequences:
- the LOC101770201 gene encoding UDP-glucuronate 4-epimerase 1: MRVLEDDLFPSTPGKVKIERAGTMNRQLHRCFASTSTMFLWALFLVAMTASYLSFQSFVDTSSKYFAASWGGLHWERQIRASAAPRRPPGSAAGAGMSVLVTGAAGFVGTHCSLALRKRGDGVVGIDNFNAYYDPSLKKARKALLSSHGVFVVEGDINDGRLLAKLFDVVPFTHVLHLAAQAGVRYAMENPASYVHSNIAGLVTLLEACKDADPQPAIVWASSSSVYGLNDKVPFSERDRTDQPASLYAATKKAGEEITHTYNHIYGLSITGLRFFTVYGPWGRPDMAYFSFTRNILQGKPITVYRGKDHVDLARDFTYIDDIVKGCLGSLDTAGKSTGTGGKKRGPAPYRIFNLGNTSPVTVPNLVSILEKHLRVKAKKNVVEMPGNGDVPFTHANISLAREQLGYKPTTNLDVGLKKFVKWYLSYYGYTRGSKNFRQ, from the coding sequence ATGCGGGTGCTGGAGGACGACCTCTTCCCCTCCACCCCCGGGAAGGTCAAGATCGAGAGGGCGGGCACCATGAACCGGCAGCTGCACCGCTGCTTCGCGTCCACCAGCACCATGTTCCTGTGGGCGCTGTTCCTCGTCGCCATGACCGCGTCCTACCTCAGCTTCCAGTCCTTCGTCGACACCTCCTCCAAGTACTTCGCCGCCTCCTGGGGCGGCCTCCACTGGGAGCGGCAGATCCGCGCGTCCGccgcgccgaggaggccgccgggGTCCGCGGCCGGGGCGGGGATGTCGGTGCTGGTGACGGGCGCGGCCGGCTTCGTCGGCACGCACTGCTCGCTCGCGCTCCGCaagcgcggcgacggcgtcgtcggCATCGACAACTTCAACGCCTACTACGACCCCTCGCTCAAGAAGGCCCGCAAGGCGCTGCTCTCCTCGCACGGGGTGTTCGTCGTCGAGGGCGACATCAACGACGGCCGCCTCCTGGCCAAGCTCTTCGACGTCGTGCCCTTCACGCACGTGCTCCACCTCGCCGCGCAGGCCGGCGTGCGCTACGCCATGGAGAACCCGGCGTCGTACGTGCACTCCAACATCGCCGGCCTCGTCACGCTCCTCGAGGCCTGCAAGGACGCCGACCCGCAGCCGGCCATCGTCtgggcgtcgtcgtcctccgtcTACGGCCTCAACGACAAGGTCCCCTTCTCGGAGCGCGACCGCACCGACCAGCCGGCGTCGCTCTACGCCGCCACCAAGAAGGCGGGGGAGGAGATCACCCACACGTACAACCACATCTACGGCCTCTCCATCACCGGCCTCCGCTTCTTCACCGTGTACGGGCCCTGGGGTCGGCCGGACATGGCCTACTTCTCCTTCACCCGCAACATCCTGCAGGGGAAGCCCATCACGGTGTACCGCGGCAAGGACCACGTCGATCTGGCCCGCGACTTCACCTACATCGACGACATCGTCAAGGGCTGCCTCGGCTCCCTGGACACGGCCGGCAAGAGCACGGGCACCGGCGGCAAGAAGCGCGGGCCGGCGCCCTACAGGATCTTCAACCTCGGCAACACCTCGCCCGTGACGGTGCCCAACCTGGTGTCCATCCTGGAAAAGCACCTCCGTGTGAAGGCGAAGAAGAACGTGGTCGAGATGCCCGGCAATGGCGACGTGCCCTTCACCCACGCCAACATCTCCCTCGCGAGGGAGCAGCTCGGGTACAAGCCGACCACCAACCTCGACGTCGGCCTGAAGAAGTTCGTCAAGTGGTACCTGTCCTACTACGGCTACACCAGGGGATCCAAGAACTTTCGACAATAG